In Salisediminibacterium beveridgei, one DNA window encodes the following:
- a CDS encoding alpha-amylase, with the protein MRRNHTMLQFFEWHIPNHGKHWEDLAILAHEFSIHGIDTVWIPPACKGMTQADNGYGIYDHYDLGEFDQKGTVRTKYGTREELLKAIAVCRKENVQVLADVVLNHKAGADDTERFEVVEVDPDNRLDEISEPFEIEGWTSFTFPGRKGNYSSFTWTHHQFNGTDYDAAQNRSGIYRILGENKAWNEQVDEEFGNYDYLMFANIDYRNPEVQDEMINWGKWFIKTTGCHGFRLDAIKHINYSYVSRFAHSMKEAYEDDFYFVGEFWNPDIEAKKQFLDQTDFAIHLFDVGLHYRFHQASLEGRDFDLRTLYDGTLVATHPTHAVTFVDNHDSQPGESLESWVEDWFKPIAYAFILLRADGFPCVFFGDYLGIRGDDPIPAKKELLDPLLDARYHLAYGEQTDYFDHANTVGWIRHGVDDLTGSGCAVVISTGDEGFKDMQVDQTLTGSVWIDVTGNRTDEVEVSEDAIGRFTVNGGSVSVWAQKKYGLRRIEAVEERS; encoded by the coding sequence ATGAGACGAAATCACACGATGCTGCAGTTTTTTGAGTGGCATATCCCCAATCACGGTAAGCATTGGGAGGACCTCGCCATACTTGCCCATGAATTCAGTATTCACGGCATTGATACCGTCTGGATTCCGCCGGCATGTAAAGGCATGACACAGGCGGATAACGGCTACGGGATTTATGATCACTATGATCTTGGTGAATTTGACCAGAAGGGGACTGTACGAACCAAGTACGGAACCCGCGAGGAACTTCTTAAAGCGATCGCGGTCTGCCGTAAAGAGAATGTGCAGGTCCTGGCAGATGTCGTATTGAACCACAAAGCAGGTGCGGATGATACAGAACGGTTTGAGGTCGTCGAAGTCGACCCCGATAACCGGCTCGATGAGATCAGTGAACCTTTTGAAATCGAAGGCTGGACATCGTTCACATTTCCAGGGCGGAAAGGGAATTATTCTTCGTTCACCTGGACGCACCATCAATTTAACGGCACCGACTATGATGCTGCGCAAAACCGTTCGGGCATCTACCGGATCCTTGGAGAAAACAAGGCGTGGAATGAACAGGTTGACGAAGAATTCGGCAACTATGATTATCTGATGTTTGCCAATATCGATTACCGGAATCCTGAAGTCCAGGACGAAATGATCAACTGGGGCAAATGGTTCATCAAAACTACGGGCTGTCATGGCTTTCGACTCGATGCGATTAAGCACATCAATTATTCATATGTTTCCCGGTTTGCCCACAGTATGAAAGAAGCGTATGAGGATGATTTCTATTTTGTCGGTGAATTCTGGAACCCGGACATCGAAGCAAAAAAGCAATTCCTCGATCAGACCGATTTTGCCATCCACCTGTTTGATGTCGGTCTGCATTACCGGTTTCATCAGGCATCGCTTGAAGGCCGGGATTTCGATTTACGCACACTCTATGATGGAACACTTGTCGCCACTCATCCGACTCATGCCGTCACTTTCGTTGATAATCACGATTCTCAGCCCGGTGAATCGCTTGAATCATGGGTTGAGGACTGGTTCAAACCGATTGCTTATGCGTTTATCCTGCTGAGAGCAGACGGCTTTCCCTGTGTCTTCTTCGGCGATTACCTTGGCATCCGCGGCGATGATCCGATTCCCGCCAAGAAGGAGCTTCTTGATCCGCTTTTGGATGCACGCTATCACCTGGCCTACGGTGAACAGACTGATTACTTCGATCATGCCAACACCGTCGGCTGGATCCGGCACGGAGTCGACGACCTGACTGGTTCCGGATGTGCTGTGGTCATTTCGACCGGAGACGAAGGCTTTAAGGATATGCAGGTCGATCAAACCCTGACCGGCAGCGTCTGGATCGATGTCACAGGGAACCGCACAGACGAAGTCGAAGTCAGTGAGGACGCCATCGGAAGGTTTACTGTCAACGGTGGCAGTGTATCCGTCTGGGCACAGAAAAAATACGGCCTGAGGCGTATCGAAGCTGTGGAAGAACGTTCATAA
- the metA gene encoding homoserine O-acetyltransferase MetA has protein sequence MPVNIPKDLPARALLEKENIFIMDDERATTQDIRPLNIIILNLMPDKQATEGHILRLLGNTPLQLNITFLKTATYQPKHTSQSHTENFYKTFDEIRHKKFDGLIITGAPIEHLQFEEVAYWEEMAKIMDWAEDNVTSTLHICWGAQAALYYHFKIDKFPLKEKCSGIFSHRIFNSDNIELLRGFDDEFIAPHSRYTNVSEEAINEHPDLTLLASSPEAGPFLMISKDGRHIMATGHLEYETDTLKQEYERDLDRGLTVRIPAHYFPDNNPDEQPLNYWRSHAHLLFSNWLNYYVYQATPYEWR, from the coding sequence ATGCCGGTAAATATACCGAAAGACCTTCCTGCAAGAGCCCTGCTCGAAAAAGAAAATATTTTCATCATGGACGATGAACGGGCGACCACTCAGGACATACGTCCGCTGAATATTATTATTCTTAATCTGATGCCGGACAAACAGGCAACGGAAGGCCATATTTTAAGACTGCTCGGTAATACCCCCCTGCAGCTCAATATCACGTTTTTAAAAACAGCCACGTATCAGCCAAAGCATACGAGCCAATCGCATACGGAAAATTTCTATAAAACATTCGATGAAATCCGTCACAAAAAGTTCGATGGGTTGATCATCACCGGTGCACCGATTGAACACTTACAGTTCGAGGAAGTTGCATACTGGGAAGAGATGGCGAAGATCATGGACTGGGCTGAGGATAACGTGACGTCCACCCTGCACATCTGCTGGGGGGCACAGGCAGCACTGTACTATCATTTCAAAATCGACAAGTTTCCGTTGAAGGAAAAATGTTCCGGCATCTTCAGCCACCGGATTTTCAACAGTGACAACATCGAACTGCTGCGGGGCTTTGATGATGAATTTATCGCACCGCATTCGAGGTACACGAACGTTTCCGAGGAAGCCATTAACGAACACCCCGATCTGACGCTTCTTGCCTCTTCACCGGAAGCAGGTCCTTTTCTCATGATTTCCAAAGATGGCCGCCATATTATGGCCACCGGGCACCTGGAGTATGAAACGGATACATTGAAGCAGGAATACGAGCGTGATCTCGACCGGGGATTGACGGTACGGATCCCCGCTCACTATTTTCCGGACAATAATCCGGACGAACAGCCGTTGAACTACTGGCGCTCGCATGCGCATCTGTTGTTTTCCAACTGGCTCAATTACTATGTCTATCAAGCAACACCATACGAGTGGCGCTGA